The proteins below are encoded in one region of Neorhodopirellula lusitana:
- a CDS encoding transporter, whose amino-acid sequence MKFGLCFAFGFACLTLWQHSSNADGFDSYRSRADKHAPASIMGDHLHDPGEWMVEYKYMNMYMEDNRAGTRTLSDAGSFTYGDSSTPVTNQGATPTQMTHEMHMLHIMRGVTEDITVYTMLMLPSITMDHQRRGDGSAFTTHNSGFGDTTFGALLRLYSDVNDDLILNLAGSVPTGDIFRTTRIPSRGVTDQALPYPMRLGSGTFNAKPGITWKHYLESGSWGVQFQSDVPIGRNYRDYSVSDEFRLNTWYSHLLTDNFSTSIRLENLWRTNYDGADAATPDAMISTNVESFRGGYSLNLGLGAAALVKGHLLNVEFVPTLYQDLDGIQLETDWTMAASWSKSF is encoded by the coding sequence ATGAAATTTGGATTGTGTTTTGCTTTCGGGTTTGCGTGCTTAACACTGTGGCAGCATTCGTCAAATGCCGATGGCTTCGATTCCTACCGATCTCGTGCTGATAAGCACGCTCCAGCATCGATCATGGGCGATCACTTGCACGATCCGGGCGAGTGGATGGTTGAGTACAAGTACATGAACATGTACATGGAAGACAACCGAGCGGGCACGAGGACGTTGAGTGACGCGGGTTCGTTCACTTATGGCGACAGTTCCACTCCGGTCACCAACCAAGGTGCGACTCCGACGCAGATGACGCATGAAATGCATATGTTGCATATCATGCGAGGCGTGACGGAAGACATCACGGTGTACACCATGTTGATGTTGCCTAGCATTACAATGGACCATCAGCGTCGCGGCGATGGATCCGCATTCACCACCCACAACAGTGGCTTCGGCGATACCACATTTGGTGCGTTACTGCGTCTTTACAGCGACGTCAACGATGACTTGATCCTGAACCTAGCGGGTTCGGTTCCGACGGGGGATATCTTCCGGACAACTCGGATTCCATCTCGCGGAGTAACCGATCAGGCTTTGCCGTACCCGATGCGATTGGGCTCGGGGACGTTCAATGCGAAGCCCGGGATCACTTGGAAGCACTATCTGGAATCGGGTTCTTGGGGTGTGCAATTTCAGTCGGATGTCCCGATTGGCCGCAACTATCGCGACTACTCCGTCAGCGATGAGTTTCGCTTGAACACATGGTACAGCCATCTACTGACCGACAACTTCTCGACGAGCATTCGTTTGGAAAACTTGTGGCGGACCAACTATGACGGGGCTGACGCGGCAACACCGGATGCGATGATCAGTACCAACGTGGAGAGCTTCCGAGGTGGGTACTCGTTGAATCTAGGGTTGGGTGCGGCGGCATTGGTGAAAGGGCATTTGTTGAATGTCGAGTTCGTTCCGACGCTGTACCAAGACCTGGACGGAATCCAACTGGAAACCGATTGGACGATGGCGGCAAGTTGGTCGAAAAGTTTCTAG
- a CDS encoding threonine/serine ThrE exporter family protein → MILELARSLHACGSPAYELDQNMEQVATSLGKSATFFSTPTALFVTFDGEIKSTRLIRVYPCDTNLGRYAELFDLQRSIRDDALATEDAWQRLQEINLSPNGYHAVAAIASYGIAASCVGVLVGGNLSVAISSGLIGLLVGMLVTGLTHLEYQTHLINVIAGFLASAVACSVQAWIGPSHFELTTLSALIVLVPGLHLTISINELVTQNLASGSARLAGAMTTLLTLIFGVFMGYGFVSALTVIPPSVAPIRPTLFLSLLVAIPIGLGLAVLFRTRYRDIPWLVISTVIGYGTMRVAGEFFSPFAAVWIASVVAGVFSNHVSNRLQLPSAVMLMPALILLVPGSLGFSGMTKIMLNQDLPSGIRLITTMVLTAVSIVAGLLITDVLAPRTQHPTIDR, encoded by the coding sequence TTGATTCTGGAACTCGCGCGAAGCCTACACGCGTGTGGGTCGCCAGCGTACGAACTTGACCAAAACATGGAACAGGTTGCCACCTCGCTGGGAAAATCCGCAACCTTCTTCTCCACACCAACCGCACTCTTCGTCACGTTCGATGGCGAGATAAAGTCGACCCGTTTAATTCGCGTCTATCCCTGCGATACCAACTTGGGTCGTTACGCGGAACTGTTTGACCTTCAGCGTTCAATTCGTGACGATGCATTAGCGACCGAAGACGCTTGGCAACGGCTCCAGGAGATCAACCTGAGCCCTAATGGCTACCACGCCGTCGCCGCGATTGCGTCCTACGGGATCGCCGCATCCTGCGTGGGTGTTTTAGTGGGCGGCAACCTGTCCGTGGCAATTTCGTCTGGGTTGATCGGTTTGCTGGTAGGGATGCTGGTCACCGGACTGACTCACTTGGAATACCAAACTCACTTGATCAACGTGATTGCAGGCTTCCTCGCCAGCGCGGTCGCATGCTCAGTCCAGGCTTGGATCGGTCCCAGTCATTTTGAACTGACCACGCTATCGGCGTTGATTGTCTTGGTTCCAGGACTGCATCTAACGATCAGCATCAACGAACTCGTGACACAAAATCTTGCATCTGGCTCCGCTCGGCTGGCCGGTGCAATGACCACCTTGCTGACACTGATCTTTGGCGTCTTCATGGGCTACGGGTTCGTCAGTGCGTTAACAGTGATTCCGCCTTCGGTTGCCCCAATCCGCCCAACTCTCTTCCTGTCGCTATTAGTTGCCATCCCCATTGGACTTGGCTTGGCCGTCCTATTCCGAACACGTTACCGCGACATCCCTTGGTTGGTGATTTCCACCGTGATCGGTTACGGAACGATGCGCGTTGCCGGAGAGTTCTTCAGCCCCTTTGCTGCGGTTTGGATTGCGTCCGTCGTCGCCGGAGTCTTTAGCAATCACGTGTCGAATCGCTTGCAGTTGCCTAGTGCCGTGATGTTGATGCCGGCGCTGATTTTGCTCGTCCCAGGAAGCCTCGGATTTTCCGGCATGACTAAAATCATGCTAAACCAAGATCTTCCCAGTGGCATCCGCTTGATCACCACCATGGTGTTGACCGCCGTCTCCATCGTCGCCGGATTGCTAATCACCGACGTGCTTGCTCCGAGAACCCAGCATCCGACAATCGATCGATAA
- a CDS encoding dicarboxylate/amino acid:cation symporter encodes MNATKPRGNGTLSDANQSPDDGNSASKKPHHSNSLTYWIAGAIVAAIAIALTVPNVATHFEIGGELFLRALKMIVVPLVFTSVMCGILGLGDVRKLGKPGAAAVGYYLCTTVLAVIIGLVVVNVIRPGVGTVDQAQLDKFAQKDTQPHQVLRETLAESSGLSEKLIGDVFPELEVNSEKAPGVETILENLALMLVTDNLFGAAVETQLLPIIVFTIAFGALLTTMPYETRTITTLVTEANNALLAFVMALMKIAPLGIFCLVAARFGKAQAEGRFLDELGQIGWYFAAVVIGLAIHALIVLPLIFWIVRRENPYRFAASMSQALLTAFSTASSSATLPVTLECAEAAGIPKRSTEFVIPLGATINMDGTALYEAAAAIFIAQAIGFDLTFGEQAIIAVTATLAAIGAAGIPEAGLVTMLIVLGAVGLPLEYIGLILAVDWLLDRFRTTVNVFGDSIGAAVVGVTIPDEPS; translated from the coding sequence ATGAACGCGACCAAACCAAGAGGGAATGGAACCTTGAGCGATGCCAACCAAAGTCCAGACGACGGAAATTCAGCCAGCAAGAAGCCGCACCACAGCAACTCCCTGACGTACTGGATTGCCGGTGCGATCGTAGCGGCGATCGCGATCGCACTGACTGTGCCGAATGTCGCAACACACTTCGAGATCGGCGGGGAACTGTTCCTGCGGGCGCTCAAAATGATTGTCGTCCCGCTGGTCTTCACCTCCGTCATGTGCGGAATCCTAGGACTCGGCGACGTTCGCAAACTCGGTAAGCCGGGTGCCGCGGCGGTCGGATACTACCTATGCACGACCGTCTTAGCGGTCATCATCGGGCTGGTAGTGGTCAACGTCATCCGCCCGGGCGTCGGCACCGTCGACCAAGCCCAACTCGATAAATTCGCCCAAAAAGACACCCAACCCCATCAAGTCCTGCGAGAAACACTCGCGGAATCCAGCGGCCTCTCGGAAAAGCTGATCGGAGACGTTTTCCCCGAACTGGAGGTGAATAGTGAAAAAGCACCGGGCGTCGAAACGATCCTGGAAAACCTCGCCTTGATGCTGGTCACCGACAACCTGTTCGGCGCGGCCGTCGAAACCCAACTGCTCCCCATCATCGTCTTCACGATCGCCTTCGGCGCCTTGTTGACGACGATGCCCTACGAGACACGCACAATCACGACCTTGGTCACCGAAGCGAATAACGCGTTGCTGGCCTTTGTAATGGCATTGATGAAGATCGCCCCGCTCGGCATTTTCTGTTTGGTGGCCGCGAGATTTGGGAAAGCACAAGCCGAAGGTCGCTTCCTGGACGAACTCGGACAGATCGGCTGGTACTTTGCCGCCGTCGTGATCGGACTGGCCATTCACGCCCTCATCGTACTGCCCCTGATCTTTTGGATTGTCCGTCGCGAAAATCCCTATCGCTTTGCCGCCTCGATGAGCCAGGCGCTGCTGACGGCATTCTCAACCGCCAGCTCTTCGGCAACCCTCCCCGTCACACTGGAATGCGCTGAAGCGGCTGGTATCCCTAAACGTTCAACCGAATTCGTCATCCCGCTCGGGGCCACCATCAACATGGATGGAACCGCACTCTACGAAGCCGCCGCTGCGATCTTTATCGCCCAAGCCATCGGATTCGACCTGACCTTTGGCGAACAAGCAATCATCGCCGTCACCGCAACTTTGGCCGCCATCGGTGCGGCGGGCATCCCCGAAGCGGGCCTAGTCACCATGCTGATTGTTCTGGGCGCGGTCGGGCTGCCCCTGGAATACATCGGCCTGATCTTGGCCGTTGACTGGCTACTTGATCGCTTTCGGACCACCGTCAATGTCTTCGGTGATAGCATCGGTGCCGCCGTGGTCGGTGTCACGATTCCCGATGAGCCAAGCTAA
- a CDS encoding WD40/YVTN/BNR-like repeat-containing protein, producing the protein MNSKVIRNAVVFLSGVVFLNTVALPADVSAAEPIAAAWRVSETGTQASLRGISAVDDEIVWVSGSEATVLRTLDGGETWESCGPEGYGELEFRCVHAVSSDVACIASAGTPAVLLRTEDGGTTWEETYRAESEAAFFDAMRFWEASQGIAMSDPVDGRLLIVETQDGGKTWEPVSAKLPLARAGEAAFAASNTLMLLGDQGQVWLGTGGAESDFSRMYTRAGWNDAWIPVAVPMPSSQAAGIFSICQLNPTGDSDSPHALVCVGGDYRITETSKVTACISLDNGTTWQTVADQPVAFRSAVLPIPTECSLPARLIAVGPTGTDVSNNGTHWHSISDVGFHSLSAGQTHIFACGSEGRFARLE; encoded by the coding sequence TTGAACAGCAAGGTCATCCGGAATGCAGTGGTGTTTTTGAGCGGCGTGGTCTTTTTGAATACGGTGGCGTTGCCGGCGGATGTCTCGGCGGCTGAGCCCATCGCGGCGGCGTGGCGAGTGAGCGAAACCGGAACGCAGGCCAGCCTTCGTGGGATCAGTGCGGTTGATGATGAGATTGTTTGGGTGAGTGGGTCCGAGGCGACGGTGCTCCGGACGCTAGACGGTGGTGAGACTTGGGAGTCATGCGGGCCCGAGGGCTACGGTGAACTTGAGTTTCGCTGTGTCCACGCCGTGAGTTCTGATGTCGCTTGCATCGCCAGTGCAGGAACGCCCGCAGTCTTGCTGCGAACGGAGGATGGCGGGACAACGTGGGAGGAAACGTATCGAGCCGAATCCGAGGCCGCCTTCTTTGATGCGATGCGATTTTGGGAGGCGTCGCAGGGTATCGCGATGAGTGACCCGGTCGATGGGCGGCTGTTAATTGTGGAAACCCAGGATGGCGGCAAGACATGGGAACCTGTGTCAGCCAAACTTCCACTCGCCCGGGCCGGGGAAGCTGCCTTTGCGGCGAGTAACACGTTGATGTTGTTAGGGGACCAGGGACAAGTGTGGTTGGGGACCGGTGGTGCTGAATCGGATTTCAGTCGCATGTACACACGAGCGGGCTGGAACGACGCATGGATCCCTGTCGCGGTCCCGATGCCCAGTTCACAGGCGGCGGGTATCTTTTCCATTTGCCAGCTAAATCCAACCGGTGATTCGGACAGTCCGCATGCTCTGGTCTGTGTGGGAGGCGACTACCGCATTACAGAGACATCGAAGGTGACCGCATGCATCAGCCTGGACAATGGAACCACGTGGCAGACCGTCGCTGATCAGCCCGTCGCCTTCCGCAGCGCGGTGCTACCCATTCCAACGGAATGTTCGTTGCCCGCTCGTTTGATTGCCGTGGGGCCGACCGGAACGGATGTGTCTAACAATGGGACTCACTGGCATTCGATTTCGGATGTTGGGTTCCATAGTTTGTCAGCCGGTCAAACTCACATCTTCGCGTGTGGATCTGAAGGACGCTTTGCCCGACTCGAGTAG
- a CDS encoding sulfite exporter TauE/SafE family protein, with translation MIAGWPPVELICLCLGAMGIGVSKSGFPGISMLHVVLYAFVFGAMDSTGVLLPMLVVGDVCAIGFFGRSADWKHVRRLLPPTVVGILIGWLMMDRLDADQFKWIVGGIILALTIVQMVRTYRPNAFDSVPHQAWFAIVLGLLAGVTTMLANAAGPVVALYLLAVALPKWELIGTSAWLFLVLNVFKLPLSFNLGLIDGSTLLIGACFAPLIPIGMLGGRWLVQRVSQKWFNLILLGFTAIAAVRLMGLF, from the coding sequence ATGATCGCCGGTTGGCCCCCTGTTGAATTGATCTGCCTGTGCTTGGGAGCAATGGGCATTGGCGTATCGAAGTCAGGGTTTCCTGGCATCAGCATGTTACATGTCGTGCTGTATGCCTTTGTGTTTGGGGCTATGGATTCGACGGGCGTGCTGTTGCCGATGCTGGTGGTTGGCGATGTTTGCGCGATCGGGTTCTTTGGTCGCTCGGCAGATTGGAAGCATGTTCGTCGACTGTTGCCGCCAACCGTGGTCGGGATTCTGATCGGTTGGTTGATGATGGACCGACTTGATGCGGACCAATTCAAGTGGATCGTCGGCGGCATCATTTTGGCGCTGACGATCGTGCAGATGGTCCGTACCTATCGACCGAATGCCTTCGATTCGGTGCCGCACCAGGCCTGGTTTGCGATCGTGTTGGGATTGCTTGCTGGCGTGACAACGATGTTGGCCAATGCGGCTGGGCCGGTCGTGGCGTTGTACTTGTTGGCGGTGGCGTTACCGAAATGGGAGCTGATTGGAACGAGTGCTTGGTTGTTCTTGGTGCTGAACGTTTTTAAGCTGCCGCTCAGTTTCAACCTGGGGCTGATTGACGGTTCCACGTTGTTGATCGGAGCGTGCTTTGCTCCGTTGATCCCGATTGGGATGTTGGGTGGTCGCTGGTTGGTTCAGCGTGTATCGCAAAAGTGGTTCAACCTAATCTTGTTAGGTTTTACTGCGATCGCCGCAGTCCGTTTGATGGGACTGTTTTAG